From a region of the Helianthus annuus cultivar XRQ/B chromosome 5, HanXRQr2.0-SUNRISE, whole genome shotgun sequence genome:
- the LOC110922055 gene encoding uncharacterized protein LOC110922055 produces the protein MDSESSKRSTRSQKHKETKPDDDFEELYNPKPLQIVQPGEPIPTFDNEPLHPIPLKVVRPTKKEYYMSPKFWNEVAIWGPSYTNHPTSGGEPSDPIKEEIDEKPEISVVQPKKEEDDEKQKIPILQPKHEEDEEKPIISVKNFGRK, from the exons ATGGATTCAGAGA GTTCTAAGAGATCTACAAGAAGCCAGAAGCATAAAGAAACAAAACCTGATGACGATTTCGAAG AGCTGTACAATCCCAAACCACTACAAATTGTACAACCAGGAGAACCAATCCCTACTTTTGATAATGAACCTTTGCATCCCATTCCACTAAAAGTTGTAAGACCAACAAAAAAGGAATATTATATGAGTCCGAAATTTTGGAATGAAGTAGCAATCTGGGGGCCAAGCTATACCAATCATCCTACTTCTGGTGGTGAACCTTCAGATCCCATAAAAGAAGAGATTGATGAGAAACCTGAAATCTCAGTTGTACAACCcaaaaaagaagaagatgatgaaaaacaAAAGATCCCCATCCTACAACCTAAACATGAAGAAGATGAGGAAAAACCTATAATCTCAGTCAAGAATTTTGGAAGGAAGTAG